DNA sequence from the Thermococcus gammatolerans EJ3 genome:
GTCCTCGAAGCCTTGGAGCTTCACAAGCTCAAGGGCCCACTTCACCCTTCTGTCTATCTCCTCCTTGGGGAGCTTTTTCAGCCTGAGGCCGTAGGCCACGTTGTCGTAGACCTTCATGTGGGGCCACAGGGCGTAGTTCTGGAAGACAAGCACAGCTCCCCTTTCGCTTGAGCTGAGGTTCGTCACGTCCTGATCGTCGAACCACACCTTACCCGACGTCGGATAGTCCAGGCCGGCTATGATCCTCAGCGTTGTTGATTTGCCGCAGCCGCTCGGTCCGAGGAGCGTGAAGAGCTCCCCGTGCTTTATGTGAAGGTTTATGCCCTTGAGGGCGACGGTATCACCAAACTCCTTAACGACGTTCTCAAGTCTGACCTCAACCATCTTACCACCTCACGAGAGGCCTATGAAGGAGTACTTCTGCTTGGTTATCACGTTCACGAGCACTATTGAGATTATCTGCACCGTAATGAGTAGCACACCCAGGGCAGCCGCTATGTTCACGCTTCCAACGGCTGACATCATGATCTCCTTCATGTAGGCTGTTATCGGCGCGTTGGCCATTTTGAGGGAACCCAGGGTAATGCCCACGCTGGTTTCACTCATGGAGTAAACGAAGCTCAGCATTGCTCCTCCGAAGACGTTGAGCGAGATGAGAGGCAGTATTATGCTCGTTATGGTCTTCCACCTGCTGGCACCGAGGTTCATCGCGGCCTCCTCAAGTGACACGTGCACCTGCTGAAGGCCCGCGTAGACTGACCTCGCTGCGAAGGGAAGGCGCCTTATCGAGTACGCCAGGATGAGGACGTAGGCAGGGTTGAAGTGCTTGGGATCTATTGGATCGAGCGGTGTTCCCGGGAAGATCTGGTGGAAGAAGTAGAAGTATCCCATTGCCACGACTATTCCCGGAACCGCCATGGGCAGGATGACTATGCTCTCGAGGACCGGCGTTAGTGCCCCCTTGAACCTGCTCGTTGCGTAGGACGATGTTATAGCCAGGAGAACTATGAGCACGACCGCTGCAGCTGAATAGGTGAGGCTGTTCACGATGTACCTCCTGACGTCTGGATCCAGGATCATTTTCTTCACGTACTTTGCTGTTATCTCGGTCTTTTTGCCCGCTGGAATGTTGAACATCGTCGCCTTGAAGGTGGAGGAGTTCAGGTTGAGCATGCCCGCACTTACAGTACCGCTCCCGGTTATAGGGCCGAGCATCTGGGTGTGTATCGTTCCATTGTACTTGCTGGCTTTGCCCTGGAAGTCGGCGTAGATGATTTTGCCATCTACGGTGAACGTTCCATCTTTTATGCTCACATTGCCAACGATGAAGCCGTTTAGAGTGCCGTTTATCTCGCCGATCAGGTTGGAGTAACCGTGAACCTTGCCCTGGAAGAACCACCCGTTTTTGGACGTCTCCACGACGCCGTTTTCAGGTAGCTGGACGTTGAAGTCGGGGTAAATGGTTCCGATGATCTGGGCGTTTATGTCTGTCACGTTTGTGACTACCCTCTGCTCCTGAGTGAAGGCGAGCTTTACAACACCGGCCTGCGGCGTTATCGTGAACACGAGGAGTGGGAGGAGGACGAGGTATATTATGAGGGCCTGTCCGAGTCTGGGCTTCCTCACCCTCGGGGACCACCTTCCGCCCTTGCTGAGCATCGCGTACTGCCTAAGACCAACGTACTTCCTGATCCCGAGGAAAGCTAGAATGGCC
Encoded proteins:
- a CDS encoding ABC transporter permease, which gives rise to MSSKWIERLFGIPKPEPLVISSYLFPLLYLVFFLIIPVLAMLAIAFTYNGSVSLHWFREIFTWNSDYMKLPSSWHLIQSVKMPGTGETLYIIEGLDFGIILNSIIVAAIVTLLASIMGTIFAFVMARYEFPGKNVFRILLFIPLLVTPFVSAYVVQQLFSEYGLVSSILHALFNFRVRIDGLAGVTLAQAITYYPIVYLNAYASFINIDPSLEEQAENLGSRGFHLFRTVTFPLALPGIAAGATLVFIFSLEDLAAPIVFHSNNLAKKIISYQVFSKFLYGTGERSPLIAALAIVMLALAILAFLGIRKYVGLRQYAMLSKGGRWSPRVRKPRLGQALIIYLVLLPLLVFTITPQAGVVKLAFTQEQRVVTNVTDINAQIIGTIYPDFNVQLPENGVVETSKNGWFFQGKVHGYSNLIGEINGTLNGFIVGNVSIKDGTFTVDGKIIYADFQGKASKYNGTIHTQMLGPITGSGTVSAGMLNLNSSTFKATMFNIPAGKKTEITAKYVKKMILDPDVRRYIVNSLTYSAAAVVLIVLLAITSSYATSRFKGALTPVLESIVILPMAVPGIVVAMGYFYFFHQIFPGTPLDPIDPKHFNPAYVLILAYSIRRLPFAARSVYAGLQQVHVSLEEAAMNLGASRWKTITSIILPLISLNVFGGAMLSFVYSMSETSVGITLGSLKMANAPITAYMKEIMMSAVGSVNIAAALGVLLITVQIISIVLVNVITKQKYSFIGLS